Proteins found in one Aethina tumida isolate Nest 87 chromosome 1, icAetTumi1.1, whole genome shotgun sequence genomic segment:
- the LOC109599712 gene encoding uncharacterized protein LOC109599712, translating to MTRSFKFYVLGIYAVLLLGEIRCDAPLSDSASLPLEHRAVYGPPLSGPGYAPPALLQGAGGGGGGDDPWPLATPDMPQIKHLQVQCEKTHMRVNIEFDRPFYGMIFSKGFYSDPHCVHLKPGTGHLSATFEIFLNSCGMSSSANHNAASYGGPTPSGSYVENTIIIQYDPYVQEVWDQARKLRCTWYDFYEKAVTFRPFQVDMLHAVTANFLGDNLQCWMQIQVGKGPWASEVSGIVKIGQTMTMVLAIKDDENKFDMLVRNCVAHDGKRAPIQLVDQYGCVVRPKIMSKFQKIKNFGPSASVVSFAYFQAFKFPDSMNVHFQCVIQVCRYNCPEPKCGGHGLGLTSEYGPPPLGNALGSGDFGGHGDLNSEYGLPPAAEYGLPQAFPDPRNPPGPTGSYSEPHPDVVPAPQAQTSSSSTSNPPNLSSPAPQVSAQTSNEIHLPPPPPPGHHGSYNTVKRKSNIADEFEGNLATLGGRPRSVENLPAELQGARRRRSPEVYNIVVSHVYKREAQEMTDVNTSRTIQVVAPGDVNFALNSAQSNETVVIQSASSADPETICMSVPSFVAGLVMLLLVLIVASLVAAFLFVRVRAIDRKGVASAYVGARGYDNAEFVKVAN from the exons ATGACAaggtcatttaaattttacgtcCTCGGTATATACGCTGTATTACTGCTAGGG gaAATCCGCTGCGATGCTCCCCTGTCAGACTCAGCCTCCCTCCCCTTGGAACACCGGGCGGTTTACGGCCCTCCGTTGTCAGGACCGGGGTACGCACCCCCCGCACTTTTACAAGGTGCCggaggcggcggcggcggcgacgACCCATGGCCATTAGCAACCCCCGACATGCCCCAGATCAAGCACCTGCAAGTCCAGTGCGAGAAGACGCATATGCGAGTCAACATCGAATTCGACCGACCATTTTACGGAATGATATTCTCGAAGGGTTTCTACAGTGATCCACATTGTGTGCATTTGAAGCCGGGAACCGGGCATTTAAGTGCTACCTTCGAAATCTTCTTGAACAGTTGCGGTATGTCCTCGTCAGCTAACCACAATGCGGCTAGCTACGGTGGACCGACACCCAGTGGAAGCTACGTCGAGAACACGATCATCATCCAATACGATCCGTACGTGCAGGAAGTTTGGGATCAAGCCAGAAAGTTGAGGTGCACCTGGTACGATTTTTACGAGAAGGCGGTCACCTTTCGGCCCTTTCAAGTCGACATGCTCCACGCTGTTACCGCCAACTTCCTCGGAGACAACCTGCAATGCTGGATGCAAATTCAAGTAGGAAAGGGACCTTGGGCCTCCGAAGTATCGGGCATTGTCAAGATTGGACAGACCATGACCATGGTGTTGGCTATCAAGGATGACGAAAACAAATTCGACATGTTGGTTCGTAACTGTGTGGCTCACGACGGCAAACGTGCCCCTATCCAACTTGTCGACCAGTACGGCTGCGTGGTACGACCTAAGATCATGAGCAAGTTCCAGAAGATCAAGAACTTCGGACCATCAGCTTCAGTGGTGTCGTTCGCCTACTTCCAAGCCTTCAAATTCCCCGACTCCATGAACGTACACTTCCAATGTGTCATCCAAGTATGCAGATATAACTGTCCGGAACCGAAATGCGGCGGCCATGGCCTAGGATTGACAAGCGAATACGGCCCACCACCTCTAGGAAACGCTCTGGGAAGCGGCGACTTTGGAGGACACGGCGACTTGAATTCCGAGTACGGTTTACCTCCAGCCGCCGAGTATGGACTTCCTCAAGCATTCCCTGACCCAAGGAACCCACCAGGACCCACCGGATCTTACTCCGAACCACACCCCGACGTAGTACCCGCCCCACAGGCACAGACATCTTCGTCCTCCACATCCAACCCACCAAACCTCTCATCACCCGCACCTCAGGTATCCGCCCAGACCAGCAACGAAATCCACTTGCCTCCTCCACCACCACCAGGCCACCACGGATCTTACAACACGGTGAAGAGGAAGAGCAACATCGCCGACGAATTCGAAGGTAACCTGGCCACGTTGGGAGGCAGGCCCAGATCCGTCGAGAACCTACCGGCCGAATTGCAAGGAGCCAGACGAAGACGCAGCCCCGAAGTTTACAACATTGTGGTCAGTCACGTTTACAAGCGCGAAGCACAAGAAATGACCGACGTCAACACTAGTCGTACCATCCAAGTGGTAGCCCCAGGAGACGTAAACTTCGCCCTGAACTCGGCCCAAAGCAACGAGACTGTAGTGATCCAATCGGCATCGTCCGCTGATCCGGAAACGATCTGCATGTCCGTCCCGAGTTTCGTGGCCGGTCTGGTGATGCTGTTGCTGGTACTCATCGTGGCCAGTTTGGTGGCCGCCTTCCTGTTCGTTCGTGTACGTGCGATAGATCGTAAAGGAGTCGCATCTGCCTACGTTGGAGCTAGAGGTTACGACAACGCCGAGTTTGTGAAAGTGGCAAATTGA